A region of Candidatus Poribacteria bacterium DNA encodes the following proteins:
- a CDS encoding type II toxin-antitoxin system RelE/ParE family toxin, with product MRDVQPRELQFYRTSNGHEPFAEWFNTIRDTQTRTRIQRRLVRLEAGNFGDCHVVGNGVFELRLHFGAGYRIYFSNPDNIRVLVLCGGDKSTQARDIERAKNYWLEYKETGS from the coding sequence ATGCGGGATGTACAACCGAGAGAATTGCAATTCTACCGCACATCAAACGGTCATGAACCTTTTGCTGAGTGGTTTAACACAATCCGAGACACGCAGACGCGAACCAGAATTCAAAGGAGACTTGTGAGGCTTGAAGCTGGCAATTTTGGTGACTGTCATGTTGTTGGGAATGGAGTTTTTGAACTGCGGCTTCACTTTGGTGCAGGCTATCGCATCTATTTCAGTAATCCCGATAACATACGCGTCCTTGTGCTCTGCGGCGGAGACAAGTCAACACAGGCACGGGATATTGAACGTGCAAAAAACTAT